In a genomic window of Helianthus annuus cultivar XRQ/B chromosome 10, HanXRQr2.0-SUNRISE, whole genome shotgun sequence:
- the LOC110881568 gene encoding uncharacterized protein LOC110881568, with protein sequence MPLDKSWTKITNKVDPVFINGAIAFAERGKTYVDSEGRIHCPCKKGVNARRHVPTVVADHIIYNGFEPSYNVWIHHGEHLPGYETDDTDSDYEESENESNDGVNELLDDVFPTGDETEAENFIDGVNLRNNPKVEKLFVDMEKPLYPGCDEFSVLGFLLELMNVKVTCKMTNVSMDMILNLFSRAFKDANLPKNHYEAKKYLHTLGLGYESIHACKHDCALFWKENAELQNCPVCGTSRYKENSKGKKKPVKILRYFPITSRLKRLYASRHIAKEMLWHDKYRTKEEGVLRHPADGKA encoded by the coding sequence ATGCCATTGGATAAGAGCTGGACTAAAATCACTAATAAGGTAGATCCAGTGTTCATTAATGGAGCGATAGCTTTTGCAGAAAGGGGTAAAACATATGTTGACAGTGAAGGTAGGATACATTGCCCGTGTAAAAAGGGTGTGAATGCAAGAAGACATGTTCCCACAGTCGTTGCTGATCATATCATCTATAATGGTTTTGAACCATCATACAATGTATGGATTCATCATGGTGAACATCTTCCAGGTTATGAAACAGATGATACAGATAGTGACTATGAAGAAAGTGAAAACGAATCAAATGACGGTGTCAATGAGTTACTTGATGATGTTTTTCCTACGGGCGACGAAACTGAAGCAGAAAACTTCATTGACGGTGTCAATCTACGTAATAACCCAAAGGTGGAGAAGTTATTTGTCGATATGGAGAAGCCTTTATACCCCGGGTGTGATGAGTTTTCTGTACTAGGCTTTTTACTAGAGTTGATGAACGTGAAGGTAACATGCAAAATGACAAATGTGTCAATGGATATGATTCTGAATTTATTTAGTCGGGCCTTCAAGGATGCAAACTTGCCGAAAAACCATTATGAGGCGAAAAAGTATTTACATACACTTGGACTAGGATACGAATCTATTCATGCTTGTAAACATGATTGTGCATTATTTTGGAAAGAAAATGCAGAATTACAAAATTGCCCCGTGTGTGGCACTAGTCGTTATAAGGAAAATAGTAAAGGGAAGAAAAAACCGGTAAAAATTTTGCGTTACTTTCCCATCACAAGTAGACTTAAGCGCTTATATGCCTCAAGACACATTGCTAAGGAAATGTTGTGGCACGATAAATACAGAACCAAAGAGGAGGGGGTTCTTAGACATCCAGCAGATGGAAAGGCATAG